A genomic stretch from Lathyrus oleraceus cultivar Zhongwan6 chromosome 2, CAAS_Psat_ZW6_1.0, whole genome shotgun sequence includes:
- the LOC127119056 gene encoding uncharacterized protein LOC127119056 isoform X2, with translation MTISGEFSKLGCGVLRLSMFCGSSCFRMLLEIRYGPSVLKQSTLLWVFLSISFSSCLSRMLNYGEYIHHSGFEEIIRDMSLHFNGFFTYDFGRVVGIHLIDAPVLHPISEGLFNFVIGWTFMYAPLLFTDQKRNRYKGSLDVLWGLQMFLTNTFLIPYMAIRLNNADDDNVAIKSSNLSSVMTNGAPFVGLIGGGVCLVSIIWALFGRMDANFGGIVDRWEYLVGYLGSERLAYAFIWDICLYTIFQPWLIGDNLQNVQQNKVAVVKYLRYVPVVGLMAYLFCLEQKEV, from the exons GGAGATCCGGTATGGGCCATCAGTTCTGAAACAGTCAACTCTCTTGTGGGTCTTTCTCTCAATTTCTTTTTCATCTTGCCTTTCACGAATGTTG AACTATGGAGAATATATACACCATTCTGGTTTTGAAGAAATTATTAGGGATATGTCATTGCACTTCAATGGTTTTTTTACTTACGATTTTGGCAGAGTAGTTGGCATTCATCTGATTGATGCCCCAGTTCTTCATCCG ATATCAGAAGGACTATTCAACTTTGTGATTGGCTGGACATTCATGTATGCCCCATTGCTATTCACAGATCAAAAGAGAAACAGATACAAGGGGTCTCTTGATGTACTCTGGGGCCTGCAAATGTTCCTCACAAATA CATTTTTGATCCCATACATGGCAATCCGATTGAATAATGCTGATGATGACAATGTTGCAATCAAAAGTTCAAATTTGAGCTCTGTTATGACAAATGGTGCTCCATTTGTTGGACTGATTGGCGGTGGTGTTTGTCTTGTATCTATAATTTGGGCTCTTTTTGGTCGAATGGATGCAAATTTTGGTGGCATAGTAGACAGATGGGAGTACTTGGTGGGTTATCTTGGATCAGAAAGGCTGGCTTATGCCTTCATATGGGATATATGTCTTTATACGATTTTCCAACCTTGGTTGATTGGTGACAACCTGCAGAATGTTCAGCAAAATAAGGTTGCAGTAGTGAAGTATCTTAGATATGTACCAGTTGTTGGCTTAATGGCCTATCTTTTTTGCTTGGAGCAGAAAGAGGTTTAA